Proteins from a single region of Cytophagaceae bacterium:
- a CDS encoding universal stress protein — MKTILFPTDFSDNSMHAAQYAAMLAQRYDAKLILLHVYNIPINIGPEYSTLDNNLKMDEELQKIAKVNLDVFAKKLVHLFHLPEVQVKQIIEFGFVTEAINQAAEEFHVDMVVIGTKGVSNQLDKIIGSNAESVIKTAPCPVWVVPVNASIHAPNLFLYAADLEENESKATQLLMDFASPFAAECKVVHIREYFDKELEQKNNESIESLKKEFAGKKITFKELTRKETVEGIETYAGNINPDVLALGVYDKTFFSNMFNSSIVKHFVEESKIPMLIFKKEKS, encoded by the coding sequence ATGAAAACTATCCTTTTTCCAACTGATTTTAGTGATAATTCTATGCATGCGGCACAATATGCGGCCATGCTTGCACAGCGTTATGATGCCAAGTTGATATTGCTACATGTATATAATATTCCAATCAATATAGGTCCGGAATACAGCACACTCGATAACAACCTGAAAATGGATGAAGAGCTCCAAAAGATTGCAAAAGTAAATCTGGACGTTTTTGCCAAAAAACTAGTGCATTTATTTCATTTGCCCGAAGTCCAGGTTAAACAGATAATTGAGTTTGGATTTGTGACCGAAGCTATCAATCAGGCTGCCGAAGAATTCCATGTGGATATGGTTGTAATCGGCACCAAAGGCGTCAGTAACCAACTGGATAAGATTATAGGCTCCAATGCCGAGAGCGTTATAAAAACTGCACCCTGCCCTGTTTGGGTAGTGCCGGTAAACGCCTCCATTCATGCTCCCAACTTATTTCTTTATGCGGCTGACCTGGAAGAAAATGAATCAAAAGCAACGCAACTGTTGATGGATTTTGCTTCACCATTTGCGGCTGAATGCAAAGTAGTGCATATCAGGGAATATTTTGATAAAGAACTGGAACAGAAAAACAATGAAAGTATCGAAAGTTTAAAGAAGGAATTTGCCGGTAAAAAAATCACGTTCAAAGAATTGACCAGAAAGGAAACCGTTGAAGGCATAGAAACCTATGCGGGCAATATCAATCCTGATGTGCTGGCACTTGGGGTGTATGACAAAACCTTTTTCAGCAATATGTTTAACTCAAGTATTGTGAAACATTTTGTGGAAGAATCAAAAATACCTATGCTGATTTTCAAAAAAGAAAAATCATGA
- a CDS encoding YceI family protein, translating into MTNQTKWSIDQAHSDITFRIRHLMIAHVKGAFKTFDANIYTTGNDFSTAEIDVWIDSSSINTGDANRDDHLKALDFLDVKNHKQITFISSTIGPMDKHHKHELWGELTIVGIKQNVKLDVEYGGIVKDPWGNDRAGFTVTGAINRADWGLVWNTNLEAGGIMIGDQINISCEIEVINVGFKDLKLELDNMSTASVGI; encoded by the coding sequence ATGACAAACCAAACCAAATGGTCAATTGACCAGGCCCATAGTGATATCACTTTCAGGATCAGGCATCTGATGATTGCACACGTAAAAGGGGCATTCAAAACTTTTGATGCTAATATTTATACCACCGGCAATGATTTCAGTACCGCCGAAATAGATGTTTGGATCGACTCCTCTTCTATTAACACAGGAGATGCTAACCGCGACGATCACCTCAAAGCACTGGACTTCCTGGATGTGAAAAATCATAAACAGATAACCTTTATTTCGAGCACCATAGGCCCAATGGATAAGCATCACAAACACGAACTCTGGGGCGAACTTACAATTGTGGGCATCAAGCAAAACGTCAAACTTGACGTGGAGTATGGCGGCATCGTGAAAGACCCATGGGGTAATGATCGGGCGGGATTTACCGTAACCGGAGCTATTAATCGTGCCGATTGGGGGCTGGTTTGGAATACCAACCTCGAAGCCGGTGGCATAATGATTGGTGACCAGATCAACATTTCCTGTGAAATTGAAGTGATCAATGTAGGTTTCAAAGATCTGAAACTCGAACTGGACAACATGAGTACTGCCAGTGTAGGTATTTAA
- a CDS encoding MCE family protein, with protein sequence MKTTTSNRPVIVGMFVVLGILIFILAIFTLGKEKKTFVKSFTLNAIFDDVGGLKTGGNVWLSGVIIGNIKSIDFYGDKKVLVTMKIEKNAESHIRKNSKAKIGSDGLIGNKIVVIYGGDFSKPPIAKNGLLQVENGLSNEDIVITFQENNKNILEITKDFKEISDKINKGNGTLAALINDPTIANSIKLSTANLQATLKNLQVVSEKSLVLVSNAESFSDKLNTPGNSMHDLAADKILYGSIKSTMAELHETSGSLNLFTQNLKKASEKLNQNNNAAGLLLNDTETAKSLKNTMINLESGSKKLDQDLEAIQHNFLLRKFFKANKPKTDSL encoded by the coding sequence ATGAAAACTACAACAAGTAATCGCCCGGTAATAGTAGGAATGTTCGTAGTATTGGGAATACTCATATTTATTTTGGCCATTTTTACCCTTGGTAAAGAGAAAAAGACTTTCGTGAAATCATTTACGCTAAACGCCATATTTGATGATGTCGGAGGCTTGAAGACCGGTGGAAATGTGTGGCTTTCCGGCGTGATAATTGGAAATATTAAGAGCATAGACTTTTATGGTGACAAAAAAGTTTTGGTTACCATGAAAATCGAAAAAAATGCGGAATCGCACATAAGAAAAAACTCCAAAGCCAAAATTGGATCCGATGGCCTTATCGGCAACAAAATAGTGGTGATATATGGAGGTGATTTTTCAAAGCCACCCATCGCTAAAAACGGTTTACTTCAGGTGGAAAATGGCCTCAGCAATGAAGACATCGTTATTACCTTTCAGGAAAACAATAAAAATATACTTGAAATCACCAAAGACTTTAAAGAAATCAGTGATAAAATTAACAAAGGAAATGGTACACTTGCCGCCCTGATCAATGACCCCACAATTGCCAATTCTATAAAACTTTCTACAGCCAACCTCCAGGCAACTTTAAAAAACCTTCAGGTGGTTTCTGAAAAAAGTCTGGTGCTGGTAAGCAATGCAGAGAGTTTCTCTGATAAACTAAATACTCCGGGCAATTCTATGCACGACCTCGCAGCCGATAAAATTTTGTACGGCAGCATAAAATCAACTATGGCTGAACTCCATGAAACTTCCGGCTCTTTGAACCTTTTTACCCAAAATCTAAAAAAAGCTTCTGAAAAACTTAACCAAAATAATAATGCCGCCGGCCTCTTACTCAATGACACCGAAACAGCCAAATCTCTGAAAAACACCATGATTAACCTGGAGTCAGGCAGCAAAAAACTGGATCAGGATCTGGAAGCCATTCAGCATAATTTTTTACTGAGAAAATTTTTCAAGGCAAATAAACCAAAGACTGACAGCCTGTAA
- a CDS encoding ATP-binding cassette domain-containing protein translates to MSNTEKTNIAISIKNLKITFGEQTVLEGLSFDLSKGKNLAVLGRSGSGKSVLIKIISGLLKPDSGTVNVLGFDINKINKVELRELRTKIGFSFQSSALYDSMSVMENLAFPLTRNQRHLSKTEVNLAIEEALDDVGLPQTLHQMPAELSGGQRKRIGIARTLILNPEIMLYDEPTAGLDPITSNEIIGLINNVQLKYKTSSIIITHDLTCAKNTAETVAILGGGKFLLRGSFDEVFGSEDPTAKSFFDYNFINEK, encoded by the coding sequence ATGTCTAATACCGAAAAAACTAATATTGCGATCAGCATAAAAAACCTGAAGATAACATTTGGCGAGCAAACGGTTTTAGAAGGATTGAGTTTTGATTTGTCCAAAGGGAAAAATCTGGCGGTATTAGGACGCTCAGGAAGTGGAAAATCGGTTTTGATAAAAATCATTTCCGGATTATTAAAACCTGACAGCGGAACAGTCAATGTACTTGGATTTGATATCAACAAAATCAACAAGGTGGAATTAAGGGAGTTGCGTACAAAAATCGGCTTTTCCTTCCAGAGTAGTGCTCTTTACGACAGCATGTCTGTAATGGAAAATCTGGCCTTCCCTCTTACCAGAAACCAAAGGCATCTTTCCAAAACAGAAGTAAACCTGGCCATAGAAGAAGCCCTTGACGATGTAGGATTACCCCAAACATTGCACCAAATGCCCGCAGAACTTTCGGGTGGACAACGAAAACGAATTGGCATAGCTCGCACATTAATTCTGAATCCTGAAATCATGCTATATGATGAACCCACCGCCGGCCTCGACCCTATCACCAGCAACGAAATCATCGGTTTGATCAATAACGTTCAGCTCAAGTATAAAACCAGCTCTATCATCATCACCCATGACCTTACCTGTGCAAAAAACACAGCAGAAACTGTGGCGATTTTGGGTGGAGGAAAATTTCTTTTAAGAGGAAGCTTCGATGAAGTTTTTGGATCAGAAGACCCAACTGCAAAAAGCTTTTTTGATTATAATTTTATTAATGAAAAATGA
- a CDS encoding ABC transporter permease: protein MSDIKPKSEYMVTKSIDAFFMAAYEAFQFIVTLFKETFSAPFEWKETIRQCYQVGYKSLSLVTMTGFIIGIVFTKQSRPSLSAFGATSWLPSLISIAIIRALAPLVTGLIVSGKVGSNIGAELGSMKVTEQIDAMEVSATNPFKFLVVTRVLATTLMMPLLVIYSGLVGMMGSFLNIHQNESTSFSEFIKNAFSSISFLDINSSIFKAVFYGFTIGIAGCFQGYNAHNGTQGVGKAANRAVVVAMFMIFLEEVIIVQIVNAIR from the coding sequence ATGTCTGACATAAAACCAAAATCGGAGTACATGGTTACGAAAAGCATCGATGCATTCTTTATGGCTGCATACGAGGCTTTTCAATTTATTGTCACACTGTTTAAGGAAACTTTTTCGGCACCCTTTGAATGGAAAGAAACCATCAGGCAATGCTATCAGGTGGGTTACAAATCGCTCTCTTTGGTAACTATGACGGGTTTTATTATCGGTATAGTATTTACCAAGCAATCGCGGCCTTCACTTTCGGCATTTGGGGCTACATCCTGGCTGCCATCATTAATTTCAATTGCCATTATCAGAGCATTGGCTCCATTGGTGACTGGCCTGATTGTATCGGGAAAAGTTGGCTCCAATATTGGTGCGGAACTGGGCTCCATGAAAGTAACCGAACAAATCGATGCCATGGAAGTATCTGCCACTAATCCATTCAAATTCCTGGTCGTCACCAGAGTACTGGCCACTACTTTAATGATGCCCCTTTTGGTCATATATTCCGGTTTAGTGGGCATGATGGGTTCGTTTCTCAATATTCATCAAAACGAAAGCACCAGTTTCTCGGAATTCATAAAAAATGCCTTCAGCAGCATTTCATTTCTCGATATCAACTCCTCCATATTTAAAGCGGTTTTTTATGGTTTTACAATTGGGATCGCAGGCTGCTTCCAGGGATACAATGCCCACAATGGAACCCAGGGTGTAGGAAAAGCCGCTAACAGGGCTGTGGTTGTCGCCATGTTTATGATTTTTTTGGAAGAAGTAATTATAGTTCAGATCGTCAATGCAATCAGATAA
- a CDS encoding DNA starvation/stationary phase protection protein encodes MKIDIGLSEAKLKVSIDILAVLLSDEVMLYTKTRNYHWNVSGESFMELHKLYQSQYTELEETIDTVAERIAKLGGKTIGTMTEFLDRTRLKESQNHFTNQKELMSDLLSDHELVIVALRKDIEISDKNADAGTTDFLTGILEQHETTAWILRRYLN; translated from the coding sequence ATGAAAATTGATATTGGTCTTTCTGAAGCAAAATTAAAAGTAAGCATAGATATCCTTGCGGTGTTGCTTTCTGATGAAGTAATGCTCTATACCAAAACCAGGAATTATCACTGGAACGTTAGTGGGGAGAGTTTTATGGAACTGCATAAATTGTACCAGTCACAATATACTGAGCTGGAGGAAACCATTGACACAGTAGCCGAAAGAATAGCCAAATTGGGAGGAAAAACTATTGGCACTATGACGGAGTTTTTGGATCGCACCCGATTAAAAGAAAGTCAGAATCATTTCACCAATCAAAAAGAACTCATGTCTGATCTATTGAGTGACCATGAGTTGGTGATTGTGGCTCTAAGAAAGGACATTGAAATTTCAGATAAAAATGCCGATGCAGGTACTACCGATTTCCTGACCGGAATATTGGAGCAACATGAAACGACAGCCTGGATTTTAAGACGATATTTAAATTAA
- a CDS encoding BON domain-containing protein has protein sequence MKSNEELQKDVQNALKWEPKLHAAEIGVRVNDGVVTLSGTVNNYAKKLQAEDAAKYVAGVVAVVEQIKVKFDTDWEKNDDNDIANQVVSAYKWNWQLPKDKIHVKVENGWITLDGETNWNYQREEAKNCIKDFIGVKGVTNNIQIKLEKESRIEKEAIESALNRNWLLKQVPIEVEVLDHRVTLKGTVDSWFKKEEAGRMAWSAPGVWAVNNDIEVAFHYEYA, from the coding sequence ATGAAATCTAACGAAGAACTTCAAAAAGACGTGCAAAATGCCCTCAAATGGGAACCGAAATTACATGCAGCCGAAATAGGTGTGCGGGTAAATGACGGTGTGGTGACACTCTCTGGCACAGTAAATAACTACGCCAAAAAACTTCAGGCCGAAGATGCCGCCAAATATGTAGCAGGTGTAGTGGCTGTAGTAGAACAAATCAAAGTGAAATTTGATACCGACTGGGAAAAAAATGATGATAACGATATAGCCAATCAAGTAGTAAGTGCATACAAATGGAACTGGCAACTGCCTAAAGATAAGATTCATGTAAAAGTAGAAAACGGCTGGATTACCCTCGACGGCGAAACCAACTGGAACTACCAAAGAGAGGAAGCCAAAAATTGTATCAAAGACTTTATTGGTGTAAAAGGAGTTACCAATAACATTCAGATAAAACTCGAAAAGGAAAGCAGGATTGAAAAAGAGGCCATAGAGTCAGCACTTAACAGAAATTGGTTATTGAAACAAGTTCCGATTGAGGTTGAGGTGTTGGACCACCGGGTTACATTGAAAGGTACTGTAGATTCATGGTTCAAAAAAGAAGAAGCCGGCAGAATGGCCTGGAGTGCTCCAGGAGTATGGGCGGTCAATAATGATATCGAAGTTGCCTTTCATTACGAATATGCGTAA
- a CDS encoding response regulator, translating into MNKKKIFLVDDDAMYLKTLEIEFLSNGDFETESFLTGEACLESLRNKPDVIILDYHLDGIETRAINGLETLKKIKKYNQDIPVIILSAQDKIEVAVNCMQNHAFDYIVKSETAFVRLNKAIEAIFHLQKINKELSWYMERM; encoded by the coding sequence ATGAATAAAAAGAAAATATTTTTAGTGGACGACGACGCCATGTATTTAAAAACACTCGAAATAGAATTTCTTTCCAACGGAGATTTTGAAACCGAATCATTTCTGACAGGTGAAGCTTGTCTCGAAAGCCTCAGAAATAAGCCTGATGTGATTATCCTTGATTATCACCTCGATGGTATTGAAACCCGTGCTATCAATGGACTGGAAACATTGAAAAAAATCAAAAAATACAATCAGGATATACCGGTTATTATATTATCGGCTCAGGACAAAATCGAGGTTGCGGTAAACTGTATGCAAAATCATGCATTTGATTATATAGTAAAGAGTGAAACAGCATTTGTAAGATTGAATAAGGCAATTGAGGCAATTTTTCATTTACAAAAAATCAATAAAGAGTTGAGCTGGTACATGGAAAGAATGTAA
- a CDS encoding helix-turn-helix transcriptional regulator, protein MKLYIKYMVSNRCKMLVKESLKNLGLHFIIVDLGVVEIMETLTPEQMDLLKIVLKEAGLELMDNKRAMLIERIKNVVVEMVHYSDELPKTNFSDFLSEKLNHDYTYLANLFSEVQGSTIEHFIIAHKIERIKELIIYDEMNITEIAYKMNYSSVAHLSSQFKKVTGLTPTHFKQLKDKKRSPIEDIGNLAKA, encoded by the coding sequence ATGAAACTCTACATTAAGTATATGGTGAGTAATCGATGTAAGATGTTGGTCAAAGAATCTCTCAAAAATCTTGGTTTACATTTTATTATTGTTGACCTCGGTGTAGTGGAAATAATGGAAACACTGACACCGGAGCAAATGGATCTCCTGAAAATAGTTCTGAAAGAAGCCGGTCTGGAACTCATGGACAACAAAAGGGCCATGCTTATTGAACGTATCAAAAATGTGGTAGTGGAAATGGTACATTATTCTGATGAGTTGCCCAAAACTAACTTTTCAGACTTTTTAAGTGAAAAACTTAATCATGACTATACCTACCTGGCCAACCTTTTCTCCGAGGTGCAGGGATCTACTATTGAGCATTTTATAATTGCTCATAAGATAGAAAGAATCAAAGAATTGATCATTTATGATGAAATGAACATTACCGAGATTGCCTACAAGATGAATTATAGCAGCGTGGCCCATTTGTCGAGCCAATTTAAAAAAGTGACGGGCCTCACCCCTACTCACTTTAAACAGCTGAAAGACAAAAAAAGAAGTCCGATTGAAGACATTGGTAATCTCGCAAAGGCCTGA
- a CDS encoding DUF5110 domain-containing protein, with protein sequence MGDTISYPDRKALWSFLEKNKIKAGMWVWDCIMETGNEEIYEDFKSKNFFKNIAIRTDGWHNGSATTIIGDRGQKVKGTRYGNIDFENPAAKAYFKQKMKPFFDEGIDFLKLDKTDEITVAKAMFELSQELGKETKGRGFVFSHSHGVNDPSYKRFPGKWTDDTRSDWTVKKPLRSFSPWLPNVAFKENVEMYLDTTKHFHKIPFLANDMGGFSVSEDGHIDEELYIRWLQFAAFVPLTTPFSQPENKTQNIAFKVSGRADKVFKEFSHLKMQLFPYIYTYAHLSRIVGKNTIRPVSLDPPVYLFGAEILVAPVVEQNQTQRQVNLPKNAGWVDFWTGKYHEGGQEIWVDCGLEHIPVFVKKGAIVPMRNYAAAIEKGNNDTLNLHVFTGADGKFDMIEDDGSSNEYLTGKYAVTRFELRNKKNKTRLEIHPTQGDFDGFKSKRVIKLFLHSESELKSKKLTQSNSNIWESEYYNFDLRKGGKLVFR encoded by the coding sequence GTGGGAGATACCATTTCTTATCCTGACCGAAAAGCCTTGTGGTCTTTTCTGGAGAAAAACAAAATAAAAGCCGGAATGTGGGTGTGGGATTGTATCATGGAAACCGGTAACGAGGAAATATATGAAGATTTTAAGTCCAAAAACTTTTTTAAAAACATAGCCATACGCACCGACGGCTGGCACAATGGCAGTGCGACAACCATCATCGGCGACAGAGGTCAAAAAGTAAAAGGCACCAGATATGGCAATATTGACTTCGAAAATCCTGCGGCAAAAGCATATTTCAAGCAAAAGATGAAACCTTTTTTTGATGAAGGCATAGATTTCCTGAAACTTGATAAAACTGACGAAATCACGGTTGCGAAAGCCATGTTTGAGCTCTCACAGGAATTGGGGAAAGAAACCAAAGGTCGGGGCTTTGTATTTTCTCATTCGCACGGTGTCAATGACCCTTCTTATAAACGCTTTCCCGGCAAATGGACCGATGATACCCGCTCAGATTGGACAGTAAAAAAGCCCTTGCGGAGTTTTTCGCCCTGGCTTCCAAATGTGGCGTTTAAAGAAAACGTAGAAATGTATCTCGATACCACCAAACATTTTCATAAAATACCTTTCCTGGCAAACGACATGGGTGGTTTTTCGGTAAGTGAAGATGGACACATTGACGAAGAACTCTATATCCGCTGGCTACAATTTGCTGCATTTGTGCCTCTGACCACCCCTTTTTCTCAACCTGAAAACAAAACCCAAAACATTGCCTTTAAGGTTTCAGGGCGTGCCGACAAAGTTTTTAAAGAGTTTTCACATCTCAAAATGCAGCTTTTCCCATACATCTATACTTATGCACATTTAAGCCGGATTGTAGGAAAAAACACCATCAGACCGGTTTCACTTGATCCGCCGGTGTATCTGTTTGGAGCGGAAATCTTAGTGGCTCCGGTAGTAGAGCAAAATCAAACCCAAAGACAGGTAAATCTGCCCAAAAACGCCGGCTGGGTAGATTTCTGGACAGGGAAATATCATGAAGGCGGGCAGGAAATATGGGTGGATTGCGGTTTGGAACATATTCCGGTTTTCGTTAAAAAAGGAGCTATCGTACCCATGCGGAATTATGCCGCAGCGATTGAAAAAGGCAATAATGACACCTTGAATCTTCATGTATTTACCGGTGCAGATGGAAAGTTTGATATGATAGAAGACGATGGCAGTTCAAATGAATATTTAACTGGAAAATATGCGGTTACTCGTTTTGAACTAAGAAATAAAAAGAATAAAACCCGTCTTGAAATTCACCCCACACAAGGGGATTTTGATGGTTTTAAATCAAAAAGGGTTATTAAACTTTTTCTGCATTCTGAAAGTGAATTGAAATCAAAAAAACTTACCCAGTCAAATTCAAACATTTGGGAATCAGAATATTACAATTTTGATCTTAGAAAAGGGGGAAAATTGGTATTTAGATGA
- a CDS encoding prolyl oligopeptidase family serine peptidase — protein sequence MFPQIKKITLTLFLLLRFFYVSQAQPTWDNPSLKNWPKEITEISVTSSADNSQQRALLFSVKNKKEKRPLIVSLHTWSGDYLQNDPQVKEAIDKDYYYVHPDFRGPNLRKEATGSPLVISDIEDIIRYLIKTENVDPNEIHIVGVSGGGYATLLCYNRLKIKVKSFSAWVPISDLQSWYYETQSRHLPYTEHILKSTSDGKNPDFVEMRKRSPLFDNLKGINVQKSDLQIFAGVNDGYTGSVPITHAINFYNKLAQRKSEKVSDRETIKLLTQRQIPEADLGFLEGRKVYLHKKLGKVSLTLFDGTHEQLTKVALSLLPIDNQKVSAFSESILTIGPSNEYAADSWVNQLPGKLPFSNIVNYSIPGNTCGFDNLGNKKLNTISQIDSLVKLGNAKNYGKPFKYLAIALGTNDCKAIFNEDFEKIKENYQNLIEKLKTSDLFQKDYSQFILMTPPPIDHTKAIEKYNEGNACEQKLNASIENFCKKENAVFINSYEILIQNLTENTTDGVHLTTPAQSLITELLIKKLEK from the coding sequence ATGTTCCCTCAAATAAAAAAAATAACACTAACCTTATTTTTACTTTTAAGATTTTTTTATGTTTCTCAGGCCCAACCCACCTGGGACAACCCCTCATTAAAGAATTGGCCCAAAGAAATTACGGAAATTTCGGTTACAAGTTCAGCTGACAATTCCCAACAAAGGGCTTTATTATTTTCGGTAAAAAACAAAAAAGAAAAACGACCACTTATAGTAAGTCTTCATACCTGGAGTGGCGATTATTTGCAAAATGACCCACAGGTAAAAGAGGCCATAGATAAGGATTACTACTATGTTCATCCAGATTTTCGGGGACCGAACTTAAGAAAAGAAGCAACCGGTAGCCCTTTGGTAATCAGTGACATAGAAGACATCATTAGATATTTGATAAAAACGGAAAATGTTGACCCCAACGAAATCCATATTGTTGGTGTATCAGGAGGCGGATATGCCACACTGTTGTGTTATAATCGTTTGAAAATCAAAGTAAAGTCGTTTTCTGCCTGGGTTCCCATTTCAGATTTGCAGAGTTGGTATTATGAAACGCAAAGCCGGCATTTGCCTTATACCGAACATATTTTAAAAAGTACATCCGATGGGAAAAACCCTGATTTTGTGGAGATGAGGAAACGCTCTCCTCTTTTTGACAATTTGAAAGGAATAAATGTCCAAAAGTCAGATTTACAGATATTTGCGGGTGTCAATGACGGATACACCGGCTCTGTGCCCATTACTCATGCTATCAATTTTTACAATAAACTCGCTCAAAGAAAGTCAGAAAAAGTAAGCGACCGGGAAACCATAAAATTATTGACGCAAAGGCAGATACCTGAGGCCGATTTAGGATTTCTGGAGGGAAGGAAGGTTTATTTACACAAAAAATTAGGAAAAGTATCACTTACGCTATTCGACGGCACCCACGAGCAACTCACCAAAGTGGCACTTTCACTTTTACCAATTGATAATCAAAAGGTTTCGGCCTTTTCTGAAAGCATACTTACCATAGGACCATCGAATGAATATGCGGCTGACAGTTGGGTAAATCAATTACCCGGAAAACTGCCGTTTTCGAACATCGTAAATTATTCTATCCCTGGAAATACCTGCGGTTTTGATAATCTGGGCAACAAAAAACTCAATACGATTTCACAAATAGATTCTTTGGTCAAACTAGGAAATGCTAAAAATTATGGGAAACCCTTTAAGTACCTCGCGATTGCCCTCGGAACCAATGATTGTAAAGCGATTTTTAACGAGGATTTTGAGAAAATTAAAGAAAACTATCAAAACTTAATAGAAAAACTAAAGACAAGTGACTTATTCCAAAAGGATTACTCGCAATTTATCCTGATGACACCTCCACCCATTGACCATACAAAAGCCATCGAAAAATATAACGAAGGAAATGCATGTGAACAAAAACTCAATGCATCTATTGAGAACTTTTGTAAAAAAGAAAATGCTGTTTTTATTAATTCTTATGAAATATTAATACAGAATTTAACAGAAAATACCACCGATGGCGTGCATTTGACTACCCCCGCCCAATCTTTGATTACGGAATTGCTAATTAAGAAATTAGAAAAATAA
- a CDS encoding glycoside hydrolase family 16 protein, which produces MKNLFIFFFLALISFNITAQTKYKKKHLVWSDEFNYQGFPDSTKWFFETKGNSYGWGNNEKQHYTSKETENAIVKDGFLHIIAKKENRENKNYTSARLSTSHKYTFTYGRIDVRAKLPEGKGTWPAIWMLGQKIDHISWPECGEIDIMEHVGYDPGKLHGTVHTKAFNHVIGTQVGKAIDIPNHYGDFHVYSIDWTKEKIDFLLDGKVYHSFQNKHLTTAEWPFDDPFYIILNLAIGGNWGGKMGIDENIFPATMLVDYVRVYQKK; this is translated from the coding sequence ATGAAAAATCTATTCATTTTTTTCTTTTTAGCTCTGATTTCATTCAATATTACGGCCCAAACCAAATACAAAAAGAAACATTTGGTTTGGTCTGATGAATTTAATTATCAGGGATTTCCAGATTCTACCAAATGGTTTTTTGAAACAAAAGGAAATTCTTACGGATGGGGCAATAATGAAAAACAGCATTACACTTCCAAAGAAACCGAAAATGCAATAGTAAAAGATGGTTTCCTGCATATTATCGCTAAAAAGGAAAACCGTGAAAACAAAAATTACACTTCGGCTCGCCTTTCTACATCTCATAAATATACTTTTACTTATGGCCGGATTGACGTGAGAGCCAAATTGCCCGAAGGCAAAGGCACCTGGCCTGCTATATGGATGCTGGGTCAAAAAATAGATCATATTTCATGGCCGGAATGCGGCGAAATCGACATCATGGAGCATGTGGGCTACGATCCGGGTAAATTGCATGGCACTGTTCATACCAAGGCTTTCAACCATGTCATTGGTACCCAGGTCGGAAAAGCCATTGACATACCTAATCATTACGGTGACTTTCATGTGTACTCTATAGACTGGACCAAAGAAAAAATCGATTTCCTTTTAGACGGCAAAGTGTATCATTCTTTTCAAAATAAGCATTTAACTACTGCAGAATGGCCCTTTGATGATCCTTTTTATATAATTCTAAACCTGGCTATTGGTGGCAATTGGGGCGGTAAAATGGGAATTGATGAAAATATCTTCCCTGCCACTATGTTGGTCGATTATGTAAGAGTTTATCAGAAAAAATGA